A genomic segment from Pseudomonas sp. M30-35 encodes:
- a CDS encoding PBECR2 nuclease fold domain-containing protein, translating into MAVSATSLPFREQNEFLRRKLNLPTNGWTDVYGREHDFAFVVAGANRDDLVADFHQAVQRAIEGGTTLEQFRKDFDRIVAKHGWSYNGGRNWRSRVIYETNMRSSYMAGRYEQLMAVREERPYWQYLHSDAVEHPRPEHEAWNGMVLRWDDPWWQHHFPINAWGCQCSVRALSYDDLVRMGKTGPDTAPAIVWEQRTIGQRSQQGPRTVQVPQGIDPGFEYVPGRSRLESQVPVPRAGEELIASATPGLPNRLAPDSLPEPKAIDPASLPPAGMSDAEYARRALDAFGAQLDAAELVTDVLGERITVGPTMFAQPSGPLVLQDKGEMLPLLAETLLQPDEVWTRLEYSNQLQKSQVLRRYLGRFNLGEQLTQLVVVELAGNAWSWAIEADSPTITQLLRQGVRLYRRED; encoded by the coding sequence GTGGCCGTTAGTGCGACCTCGTTGCCGTTCCGTGAGCAGAACGAGTTTCTGCGGCGCAAACTCAATCTGCCCACCAATGGTTGGACTGATGTATACGGTCGTGAGCATGACTTTGCGTTTGTGGTGGCCGGTGCGAATCGTGACGACCTGGTGGCTGATTTTCATCAAGCTGTGCAGCGGGCCATCGAGGGCGGTACCACCCTAGAGCAGTTTCGCAAGGACTTCGACCGCATCGTCGCCAAGCACGGCTGGAGCTACAACGGAGGCCGCAACTGGCGCTCGCGGGTTATCTACGAAACCAACATGCGCAGTAGCTACATGGCAGGTCGTTATGAGCAGCTGATGGCAGTGCGCGAGGAGCGTCCCTATTGGCAGTACTTGCACAGTGACGCTGTTGAGCACCCGCGCCCGGAGCACGAAGCCTGGAACGGCATGGTGCTGCGCTGGGATGATCCATGGTGGCAGCACCATTTCCCGATTAACGCCTGGGGCTGCCAGTGTAGCGTGCGGGCACTGAGCTATGACGATCTGGTGCGCATGGGTAAAACCGGCCCAGACACCGCCCCGGCGATCGTTTGGGAGCAGCGCACAATCGGCCAGCGTAGCCAGCAGGGGCCGCGCACGGTTCAGGTTCCACAGGGTATTGATCCAGGCTTCGAGTATGTTCCTGGCCGCTCGCGCTTGGAAAGCCAGGTGCCGGTACCGCGAGCAGGTGAAGAGCTGATCGCTTCAGCCACGCCAGGGCTGCCCAACCGACTGGCTCCTGACTCACTGCCGGAGCCCAAGGCGATCGATCCTGCTAGCTTGCCACCTGCAGGTATGAGCGATGCCGAGTATGCCCGCCGGGCACTCGATGCGTTCGGCGCCCAACTCGATGCGGCTGAGCTAGTCACTGACGTGCTTGGCGAACGCATCACAGTCGGCCCCACAATGTTTGCTCAACCGTCTGGCCCGCTGGTGTTGCAGGACAAAGGCGAGATGCTGCCGTTACTGGCTGAAACGCTATTACAGCCTGATGAGGTATGGACGCGCCTGGAGTACTCCAACCAGTTGCAGAAATCGCAGGTGCTGCGCCGTTACTTGGGCCGCTTCAACCTGGGTGAGCAGTTGACTCAGTTGGTGGTAGTTGAGCTGGCTGGTAATGCCTGGAGCTGGGCTATCGAGGCTGATAGTCCAACCATCACCCAACTGTTGCGCCAGGGCGTGCGCTTATATCGGCGTGAGGACTGA
- a CDS encoding phage virion morphogenesis protein, whose protein sequence is MAGATLEFDATGALAIINEAAAAVADPKPMLRNIGEYLLIAHDRRFASQSSPDGTPWQALSPAYLKRKKKNRDKILTLDGFLKNTLRYQVGDNDLVFGTNRIYGAIQHFGGSIDIAARSQQAYFRQDRKTGDVGNLFVSKRKSNFSQWVTLGAYTIQIPSRPWLGTSEDDNYAIAGIAMRYLMPNSAES, encoded by the coding sequence ATGGCCGGCGCCACTCTAGAGTTTGACGCCACAGGGGCGCTGGCCATCATCAACGAGGCCGCAGCTGCTGTTGCTGATCCCAAGCCGATGCTGCGCAATATCGGTGAGTACTTGTTGATTGCCCACGATCGACGCTTTGCCAGTCAAAGCTCGCCAGATGGCACACCCTGGCAGGCACTCTCGCCGGCATACCTCAAACGCAAGAAGAAAAACCGCGACAAGATCCTCACGCTCGATGGCTTTCTGAAAAATACATTGCGCTACCAGGTAGGCGATAACGACCTGGTGTTTGGTACTAACCGTATCTACGGCGCAATACAGCACTTTGGCGGCAGCATCGACATTGCTGCGCGCAGCCAGCAGGCCTATTTTCGTCAGGACAGAAAGACAGGCGATGTAGGCAACCTGTTTGTCAGCAAGCGCAAAAGCAATTTTTCGCAGTGGGTTACTCTGGGTGCGTACACCATTCAGATTCCTTCACGCCCTTGGCTGGGTACCAGTGAGGATGACAACTACGCCATCGCTGGCATCGCCATGCGCTACTTGATGCCCAATTCTGCCGAAAGTTGA
- a CDS encoding phage protease: protein MNRKRLPLAVALAACSFSLGAVADDNTIWLQVTPAGNFTPSDGREINVASWYIDSAVAEKVIARFSARRNKRVLDYEHQTLLKEKNGQPAPAAGWIQELAWREGQGLFAKAKLTARAAEYIANEEYLYFSPVFLYHPTTGEVLDVQMGALTNDPAIDNMEELSLRAAASFGLEIETEEEIPVNPLLLAMIAALGLAENTTEEQAVAALSAHTANLRKALGLDDKANGEAMVAACTGLKAKAAVSVDPSKFVPVSAVAGLQADLAALTARLGERDEEDLDIQVKAALGDGRLHKSMEKWARELGKENRASLTAYLNESAPIAALTRSQTEGKPPVADEKTGLTQAEQAMCSHMGLTAEQFKAAKAEEQ from the coding sequence ATGAACAGAAAACGTCTCCCTCTCGCCGTTGCACTCGCCGCCTGCAGTTTCTCGCTGGGCGCGGTGGCGGACGACAACACCATCTGGCTGCAGGTGACCCCTGCGGGCAACTTCACTCCGTCCGATGGTCGCGAGATTAACGTCGCCTCCTGGTACATCGACAGCGCAGTCGCTGAGAAGGTGATTGCCAGGTTCAGCGCCCGCCGAAACAAGCGCGTTCTGGACTACGAGCATCAGACCCTTCTCAAAGAAAAGAACGGTCAGCCTGCACCCGCTGCTGGTTGGATTCAGGAGTTGGCTTGGCGTGAAGGCCAAGGCCTGTTTGCAAAAGCAAAGCTCACTGCGCGTGCAGCTGAGTACATCGCCAACGAGGAATATCTCTATTTCTCCCCAGTCTTCCTCTATCACCCCACGACCGGCGAAGTGCTGGACGTGCAGATGGGGGCGCTCACCAACGACCCAGCAATCGACAACATGGAGGAACTCAGCCTCCGTGCAGCCGCTTCGTTCGGGCTTGAAATTGAAACCGAAGAGGAAATCCCCGTGAACCCATTGCTGCTGGCGATGATCGCCGCCCTCGGCCTTGCCGAGAACACCACTGAAGAGCAGGCAGTCGCTGCGCTTTCTGCTCATACCGCCAACCTACGCAAAGCCCTCGGCCTGGATGACAAGGCCAATGGCGAAGCAATGGTGGCAGCTTGCACCGGCCTCAAGGCCAAGGCGGCTGTCAGCGTTGACCCTTCTAAGTTTGTACCGGTATCTGCTGTCGCCGGTTTGCAGGCTGATCTCGCCGCACTGACCGCTCGCTTGGGCGAACGCGACGAGGAAGACCTTGATATTCAGGTCAAGGCCGCTCTTGGGGACGGACGTTTGCACAAGAGCATGGAGAAATGGGCACGCGAACTGGGTAAAGAAAATCGTGCCTCCCTGACTGCTTACCTGAATGAGTCGGCACCCATCGCGGCGCTGACCCGTAGCCAAACCGAAGGTAAACCACCGGTTGCCGATGAAAAAACCGGGCTCACCCAAGCTGAGCAAGCAATGTGCTCGCACATGGGCCTGACCGCTGAACAGTTCAAGGCCGCTAAAGCCGAGGAGCAATAA
- a CDS encoding Mu-like prophage major head subunit gpT family protein, whose protein sequence is MIINRANLNMLFTGYKASFQNAFAGIKPDFMPFTMEVPSVNSVEQYAWLGNSTVFREWLGDRVIQNLALHDYSIKNKSFENTVGVSRESIEDDSYGVFTPLMGQLGQDSANHPSTLIYDLISAGFSSKCYDGQYFFDTDHPVTNKNGNEVSMSNFQGGTGTPWYLLDTSRVMKPVILQKRKNYNFVSMDKETDDNVFMRKEYVYGVDARLNAGYGLWQLAHSSKETLDAAAFNDAFASMQSMVGDRGKKLGIQPKLLVVPASLRDVALEIVKAERGANGATNINRNAVDVLVTPWL, encoded by the coding sequence ATGATCATTAACCGCGCAAACTTGAATATGCTGTTCACGGGCTACAAAGCCTCTTTCCAGAACGCATTCGCTGGCATTAAGCCGGACTTCATGCCTTTTACTATGGAAGTGCCTTCGGTCAACTCAGTCGAGCAATATGCCTGGCTGGGCAACAGCACTGTATTTCGCGAGTGGCTAGGCGATCGAGTCATCCAGAATCTGGCTCTGCACGACTACAGCATCAAGAACAAATCGTTCGAGAACACTGTTGGCGTCAGTCGCGAGAGCATCGAAGATGACAGCTACGGTGTGTTCACTCCGTTGATGGGCCAATTAGGCCAGGACTCAGCCAACCACCCATCCACGCTGATCTATGACCTGATTTCCGCTGGTTTTTCCAGTAAGTGCTACGACGGCCAGTATTTCTTCGACACCGATCACCCGGTGACGAACAAAAACGGCAATGAAGTGAGCATGAGCAACTTCCAGGGCGGTACAGGTACCCCTTGGTACCTGCTGGATACCAGTCGCGTAATGAAGCCGGTGATCCTGCAGAAGCGCAAAAACTACAACTTCGTCTCAATGGATAAAGAGACGGACGACAACGTGTTCATGCGTAAAGAGTACGTCTACGGAGTAGATGCACGTTTGAATGCGGGTTACGGCCTTTGGCAGCTTGCCCACAGCTCGAAGGAAACGCTTGATGCGGCGGCCTTCAATGATGCGTTTGCCTCTATGCAATCCATGGTTGGCGATCGCGGCAAAAAGTTAGGCATCCAGCCCAAACTTCTGGTTGTTCCGGCTAGCTTGCGCGATGTAGCGCTTGAGATCGTCAAGGCCGAACGTGGCGCCAACGGTGCTACCAACATCAACCGCAACGCTGTGGACGTGCTCGTCACGCCGTGGCTGTAA
- a CDS encoding HI1506-related protein produces MPRKTPNKGAQAPATKADKAATAAASATAEQLDTQPAGSTDSAASPAADSIQTVSGASTGQETGDKGQDAPTVLIVGDLGAGQYIEAIIDGDVNVLPLAELNEPLLREVGKFVEIEQYDVLPPEQLILQIEQKVGIEPLPYPSGVSDGDDPLAAALNELSVDKTANTSVIDAAASAALTDGEGADNALDDDGDIEGLWITATSEQGFRRCGFRFTREGFAIALSALTKAQIEQLEGEPNLKVERGIFSGRAGAQ; encoded by the coding sequence ATGCCACGTAAAACACCGAATAAGGGCGCTCAAGCGCCCGCAACTAAAGCAGATAAGGCAGCCACTGCGGCTGCCTCTGCTACCGCCGAACAGCTGGACACCCAGCCGGCGGGTTCTACAGATAGCGCGGCTTCGCCAGCCGCTGATTCCATACAAACCGTGAGCGGAGCGTCAACTGGTCAGGAGACCGGTGATAAGGGGCAGGATGCCCCGACTGTTCTCATTGTTGGCGATCTGGGTGCTGGGCAGTACATCGAGGCCATCATTGATGGCGATGTGAATGTGTTGCCGCTCGCCGAACTTAACGAGCCGTTGTTGCGCGAGGTCGGTAAGTTCGTCGAGATCGAGCAGTACGATGTGTTGCCCCCAGAGCAACTGATTTTGCAGATCGAGCAGAAGGTTGGTATCGAACCGCTGCCGTACCCATCTGGTGTGTCAGATGGTGATGATCCGCTGGCGGCTGCGCTGAATGAACTGAGCGTCGATAAAACCGCCAATACGTCCGTCATCGACGCAGCTGCTTCTGCCGCGCTCACCGATGGTGAAGGTGCAGACAACGCTCTTGACGACGACGGCGATATCGAAGGCCTTTGGATTACCGCGACTTCCGAGCAGGGTTTTCGTCGTTGCGGTTTTCGCTTTACCCGTGAGGGCTTTGCCATTGCACTGTCTGCCCTGACCAAGGCGCAGATCGAGCAGCTGGAGGGCGAGCCCAATCTCAAGGTTGAGCGTGGCATCTTCAGCGGCCGAGCCGGAGCGCAATAA
- a CDS encoding gp436 family protein, translated as MQYITADDLAERPGARELAQVATPDNARQIATDLMEATLRGGDRSAWPVDQVVVADDALQRIQDAVTEAESLIDGYLARRSYPLPLSPVPKLVTGWVRDIARYLLHKDRGGKEDSDPIVRNYKDAMKFLGLIAKGEFSLGAEDPVTNNPDQLDVRFESAPSVFDRTSRRHF; from the coding sequence ATGCAATACATCACCGCCGACGACCTGGCCGAACGCCCTGGTGCACGTGAGCTGGCCCAAGTGGCCACGCCTGATAACGCACGCCAGATCGCTACTGACCTCATGGAGGCCACCCTGCGCGGTGGCGACCGCAGTGCTTGGCCAGTTGACCAGGTCGTCGTGGCGGATGATGCCTTGCAACGTATTCAAGATGCAGTCACCGAGGCAGAAAGTCTTATTGATGGTTATCTCGCACGGCGCAGTTATCCGCTACCACTGAGCCCTGTACCCAAGCTTGTCACCGGCTGGGTCCGCGATATCGCCCGTTACCTGCTGCACAAGGATCGCGGCGGTAAAGAGGATTCCGACCCAATCGTGCGCAACTACAAAGATGCGATGAAGTTCCTGGGGCTGATCGCCAAAGGTGAGTTCAGCCTGGGTGCCGAAGACCCTGTGACCAACAACCCGGATCAGTTGGATGTGCGGTTTGAATCCGCACCGAGTGTGTTTGATCGCACAAGCCGGAGACACTTCTGA
- a CDS encoding DUF6631 family protein produces MARRKRGVIKASEPAAVEGADDLQVLHPNLAADLNGRQVMVREYGFVEGLQLQAELQPFLNGLYELAQAGTTPSLDEILVLIGRHTDIVMGAMAISADVTVDELKGLKSQIEGRTLLMKWWTANGPFFWRCVHDRILGERELAKRRGGQISTPSSSAPATETSNPSGE; encoded by the coding sequence ATGGCCAGGCGTAAGAGAGGTGTAATCAAGGCATCTGAGCCAGCAGCAGTTGAAGGTGCTGATGATCTGCAGGTGCTGCACCCCAACCTGGCGGCCGACCTTAATGGCCGCCAGGTAATGGTGCGCGAATACGGGTTTGTTGAAGGCTTGCAGCTGCAAGCCGAACTGCAGCCATTTCTCAATGGGTTATATGAGCTTGCGCAGGCCGGTACAACTCCATCACTTGATGAGATTTTGGTGCTGATTGGTCGCCACACTGACATTGTGATGGGCGCGATGGCCATCTCTGCCGACGTGACCGTCGATGAACTCAAAGGCCTGAAAAGCCAGATTGAAGGCCGCACACTGTTGATGAAGTGGTGGACCGCTAACGGCCCTTTTTTCTGGCGCTGCGTCCACGACCGGATACTGGGCGAGCGCGAGCTGGCCAAACGTCGCGGTGGGCAGATATCTACGCCCAGCTCATCCGCGCCGGCTACGGAGACGTCGAATCCATCGGGCGAATGA
- a CDS encoding phage tail length tape measure family protein, whose translation MNNRGDIEFALRLRTDLEQGQRELEGLAQSVGEIGDAATASSSQLNQVGETAAQQAARIRLMVDASLQQQAAAQGVTDSLQRSTAATQEANSSWQENAAAQTQAMNAYIASERAAEKKAAADLNAAAAAKKAAGSVEQEAQELQQLLGKIDPVIRKLDELDNMEQKLRSARSSGRIDLDTYTEFNNKLQEQRKRLGGTSDAMHSGAISAGQYEQAMRQLPAQITDITTSLASGMPVWLVATQQGGQIIDSFGGWAEAGRALISSINPLTLAIASITAVVGGTALAFVQGAAENYEFEKAISLTGNSAGVTADSLAEMAKQIDGMSGTQRQAAAALAEVTAAGKFTADQILLIGTTAVVMENSVGQAVSATVEEFKRLADEPAQASAALNEQYNYLTVAVYEQIVALEAQGDSAGATQLAMESLANAMQGRAADIAGHLGLIESAWEGIKNVAGEAWDAMLDVGRKETLEDQLASVQRQRESAMYGVRGDRVNPSIDPAQEARFAAEEKDIRRKIALEAEQAKQTADSAAKEREGIAASRERAKAADAFVKSTEGQLQSLLKLTNVQRAQQLIQEQGIAATSEQAERILSVAEAADQQKAANDAEAEAKRKATAEQRKATQAQKEAERASAAALRTAEQASRQQLNYVQALEDQARKLGMTAAEVRQYELAERGLAGAMQARAQAALVLIDAAERQREVDADSQQLSSMRADLLEAQGDQSGAAAIQIEQRYSKLMDRLQARGDQAGIDLVNSLINVEQAQAQLDQLNQGLEQIFAEQSRREQTINTQQDAGLISELGARQQILDLNKSTAAEVEKLLPKMRELAAVTGDPAAIERIKDLEVRLGNLKTVANEFSNALKAGFENGIQGALKGLADGTMNLQEAATSFLTSIGSALADLASQQLAKMATDSLSGLFTSGAEVATDAVADTASATATAAAITSASTVGATAMGSGITAAGASAAGVMAASITAAGASAATAMAAAIASSGAASSASSALTTAASVAVAAATGGHITGPGTGTSDSIRAALSNNEFVTRAAVVTQPGMLPVLHDINARGMVALDDWAGRVRHSTGGLAGVPAPSLPAPTMSGSKLADPAKSGATLKNDVNLYLMQNPDEIASMAWGKSGKNHFYIEMEQNAATVRQILGIN comes from the coding sequence ATGAACAATCGTGGTGATATCGAATTTGCGCTACGCCTACGTACTGACCTTGAGCAAGGTCAACGTGAGCTTGAGGGCCTGGCTCAGTCCGTTGGAGAAATTGGTGATGCCGCCACGGCCTCAAGTTCACAGCTTAACCAGGTAGGCGAAACCGCCGCACAACAGGCTGCGCGTATTCGTTTGATGGTGGATGCCAGCCTGCAGCAGCAAGCCGCAGCTCAAGGCGTTACCGATAGTTTGCAGCGCTCGACCGCTGCAACCCAAGAAGCCAATAGCAGTTGGCAAGAAAATGCTGCTGCACAAACTCAGGCAATGAATGCCTATATCGCCAGCGAGCGCGCTGCCGAAAAAAAAGCAGCAGCGGATCTCAATGCCGCTGCTGCAGCAAAAAAAGCTGCCGGGTCAGTTGAACAAGAAGCCCAGGAGCTGCAGCAACTGCTGGGGAAAATCGATCCAGTTATTCGAAAGCTCGACGAACTGGACAACATGGAGCAAAAGCTGCGCAGTGCTCGCTCCAGTGGGCGGATCGATTTAGACACCTACACCGAGTTCAATAACAAGCTTCAGGAACAACGCAAACGCCTGGGCGGAACCTCAGACGCGATGCACAGCGGTGCTATCAGCGCTGGCCAGTACGAGCAGGCGATGCGCCAACTGCCGGCGCAGATCACTGACATTACTACTAGCTTGGCAAGCGGTATGCCGGTTTGGCTGGTGGCCACTCAGCAAGGTGGACAGATCATTGATTCGTTCGGTGGGTGGGCTGAAGCCGGTCGTGCGTTAATCAGTTCTATCAACCCCCTTACGTTGGCTATCGCCAGTATCACAGCTGTAGTGGGCGGTACTGCGCTAGCGTTTGTTCAGGGTGCTGCAGAAAATTACGAGTTTGAAAAAGCCATTTCTCTGACGGGAAACTCAGCTGGCGTGACTGCTGACAGCTTGGCGGAAATGGCCAAGCAGATCGATGGTATGTCAGGTACGCAGCGCCAGGCAGCTGCAGCACTGGCGGAAGTCACGGCAGCGGGTAAGTTTACAGCCGATCAGATCCTTTTGATCGGCACCACTGCGGTGGTGATGGAGAACAGCGTCGGCCAAGCAGTGAGTGCCACTGTCGAGGAGTTCAAACGCCTGGCTGACGAGCCTGCTCAAGCATCGGCAGCGCTAAATGAGCAATACAACTATCTGACCGTGGCGGTGTATGAGCAGATCGTCGCGCTTGAAGCACAGGGTGACTCAGCCGGCGCGACGCAATTGGCTATGGAGTCGCTTGCCAATGCAATGCAAGGGCGCGCCGCAGATATCGCAGGTCACCTAGGACTGATCGAGTCCGCTTGGGAAGGTATCAAGAATGTTGCGGGTGAGGCATGGGATGCCATGCTCGATGTCGGTCGTAAGGAAACACTTGAAGACCAGCTCGCGAGTGTTCAACGGCAACGCGAATCGGCCATGTACGGTGTGCGCGGTGACCGGGTTAATCCATCCATAGACCCTGCACAAGAAGCGCGCTTTGCAGCTGAAGAGAAAGATATTCGGCGGAAAATAGCGCTGGAGGCCGAGCAGGCTAAACAGACAGCGGACTCGGCGGCCAAAGAGCGTGAAGGTATTGCCGCATCACGCGAGCGCGCTAAAGCGGCCGATGCGTTTGTTAAAAGCACTGAGGGTCAGTTGCAGAGTCTGCTTAAGCTCACCAATGTGCAACGCGCTCAGCAGCTCATTCAGGAGCAAGGCATTGCTGCTACCAGCGAGCAGGCTGAACGCATACTCTCGGTGGCAGAAGCAGCAGACCAGCAAAAAGCAGCGAATGATGCCGAAGCCGAAGCCAAGCGCAAAGCAACTGCGGAGCAACGCAAGGCCACCCAAGCCCAAAAAGAAGCTGAACGTGCCAGTGCGGCGGCATTGCGCACCGCCGAGCAAGCCTCCCGTCAGCAACTGAACTATGTACAGGCTCTGGAAGATCAAGCCAGAAAACTTGGAATGACCGCAGCTGAAGTGCGTCAGTACGAACTGGCTGAGCGCGGTTTGGCTGGAGCGATGCAGGCGCGTGCTCAGGCGGCTCTGGTATTAATTGATGCAGCAGAGCGTCAACGTGAAGTTGATGCAGACAGCCAGCAGTTAAGCAGCATGCGTGCCGACCTGCTGGAGGCCCAGGGCGATCAATCCGGTGCTGCGGCTATTCAGATTGAGCAGCGTTATAGCAAGTTGATGGATCGGTTGCAGGCCCGAGGTGATCAGGCGGGCATTGATCTGGTCAACAGCTTGATCAACGTGGAACAGGCGCAGGCCCAGTTGGACCAACTCAACCAGGGCCTCGAACAAATTTTTGCCGAGCAGTCTCGCCGTGAACAGACGATCAATACCCAGCAGGATGCTGGACTGATCAGTGAACTGGGTGCGCGTCAGCAGATACTCGACCTGAACAAGTCAACCGCTGCCGAGGTTGAAAAACTGTTGCCGAAAATGCGCGAGCTGGCGGCTGTCACAGGTGATCCAGCGGCGATCGAGCGCATCAAGGATCTCGAAGTACGCCTGGGCAACCTTAAAACAGTCGCGAATGAGTTCAGTAATGCACTGAAGGCAGGCTTCGAGAACGGAATCCAGGGAGCGCTCAAAGGTCTTGCCGACGGCACAATGAACCTGCAGGAGGCGGCTACCTCGTTCCTCACCAGCATTGGCAGTGCGCTTGCTGACCTCGCATCTCAGCAACTTGCCAAGATGGCCACAGATAGTTTGTCTGGCCTATTTACGTCTGGTGCTGAGGTAGCAACTGACGCGGTCGCGGATACAGCATCTGCAACCGCCACAGCTGCAGCTATCACATCAGCGTCAACGGTTGGTGCTACTGCAATGGGTTCAGGGATTACTGCTGCCGGTGCCTCAGCAGCAGGAGTCATGGCCGCAAGTATCACGGCGGCGGGTGCATCTGCCGCCACTGCCATGGCGGCGGCTATAGCTTCATCAGGTGCTGCCAGCTCAGCCTCATCGGCATTGACGACTGCTGCATCGGTTGCAGTAGCTGCAGCAACTGGTGGACATATCACCGGTCCTGGTACGGGCACGTCCGACTCGATTCGCGCAGCACTCTCAAATAATGAGTTTGTCACCCGCGCAGCTGTGGTCACCCAGCCCGGAATGCTACCCGTCCTGCACGATATTAACGCGCGCGGCATGGTGGCTTTAGACGACTGGGCTGGTCGCGTTCGCCATAGCACCGGCGGTCTGGCTGGTGTGCCAGCACCGTCATTACCCGCCCCAACCATGAGTGGCAGCAAATTGGCAGACCCAGCCAAGTCAGGCGCCACCCTTAAAAACGACGTGAACCTCTACCTGATGCAAAACCCTGACGAGATTGCCTCGATGGCATGGGGCAAGTCAGGGAAAAACCACTTCTACATCGAGATGGAACAGAACGCCGCCACTGTGCGGCAGATATTGGGAATCAACTGA
- a CDS encoding phage BR0599 family protein, translated as MSFDSREQSLDAGTPVRYYEFRRGVLRWLYNSSDRDISIGTQVYRTLRGGISDNGIRQSGVAKQDSLVITAPADLEVAQLFRNTQPSAKIGLIIYDGHYGEPERKWRYTGSVASVRWPTLDSCRVTCQDIDADMERPGLVDTHSRTCTTYLGSPWCKVDLNPYRVETTIQSLTGASISSGAFAAFSDGWFNGGWVEWPIGQGEYDSRTIESHADSTLILLGGTLALSAGQAIRVYPGCDFLATTCHNKFDNLPNLRAMPQMDGKSPFDGEQVF; from the coding sequence ATGAGTTTTGACAGCCGCGAGCAGTCGTTAGACGCCGGTACACCGGTACGCTACTACGAGTTTCGCCGAGGTGTGTTGCGCTGGCTGTACAACAGCAGTGACCGCGACATCAGCATTGGTACACAGGTGTATCGAACCTTGCGTGGTGGCATCAGCGACAACGGGATTCGCCAGTCCGGCGTAGCCAAACAGGACTCGCTAGTAATCACCGCCCCGGCCGATCTAGAGGTCGCCCAACTGTTCCGCAACACTCAGCCGAGCGCTAAGATTGGCCTGATCATCTACGACGGCCACTATGGCGAGCCCGAGCGCAAGTGGCGCTATACAGGCAGCGTTGCTAGCGTGCGGTGGCCAACTCTAGATAGCTGCCGTGTCACCTGCCAGGACATCGACGCCGATATGGAGCGGCCCGGATTGGTGGATACCCACAGCCGCACCTGCACCACTTACCTGGGCTCGCCCTGGTGCAAGGTTGACCTGAACCCATACCGCGTCGAGACCACTATTCAGTCTTTGACAGGTGCCAGCATCAGCAGTGGCGCCTTCGCGGCCTTCTCGGACGGCTGGTTCAATGGCGGCTGGGTGGAGTGGCCCATCGGCCAAGGCGAGTACGACAGTCGTACCATCGAATCTCATGCCGACAGCACCTTGATCCTGCTGGGGGGCACTCTGGCGTTGTCGGCCGGCCAGGCTATCCGCGTCTACCCAGGCTGTGATTTCCTCGCGACGACGTGCCACAACAAGTTCGACAACTTACCCAACCTCCGGGCCATGCCTCAGATGGATGGCAAGAGCCCCTTCGACGGCGAACAGGTGTTCTGA